A window of the Nycticebus coucang isolate mNycCou1 chromosome 3, mNycCou1.pri, whole genome shotgun sequence genome harbors these coding sequences:
- the SLF2 gene encoding SMC5-SMC6 complex localization factor protein 2 isoform X5, with amino-acid sequence MTRRCMPARPGFPSSPAPGSSPPRCHLRPGSAAPAAAGKRTESPGDRYRAEGLRRGRVAGARVGGEDCRRPLFQFPPSSASPDRGVRVPASPRPASPPRRGFWELEFSFSVVGLLLDGYGELALGSRQL; translated from the exons ATGACAAGGCGCTGCATGCCTGCTAGGCCAGGTTTCCCCTCATCCCCAGCCCCCGGGTCGTCGCCCCCGCGCTGCCATCTGAGACCCGGTAGTGCCGCCCCTGCTGCAGCGGGAAAGAGAACAGAGAGTCCTGGGGACAGGTACCGTGCAGAGGGCTTGAGAAGGGGCCGGGTCGCGGGGGCAAGGGTAGGAGGGGAGGACTGCAGACGGCCGCTCTTCCAGTTCCCGCCATCCTCCGCGAGCCCGGACCGTGGCGTTCGGGTCCCGGCGAGCCCTCGCCCCGCCTCGCCTCCGCGCAGGGGCTTCTGGGAGTTggagttttccttttctgtagttGGGCTGCTGCTCGATGGCTACGGAGAACTCGCCTTAG gAAGCCGTCAATTATAG